The following proteins are encoded in a genomic region of Candidatus Rokuibacteriota bacterium:
- a CDS encoding enoyl-CoA hydratase-related protein, with amino-acid sequence MTSEREVVLAVDGAVATLTLNRPAAMNAMGRRFADDLERALAELRATPGIRSVVVTGAGDRAFSVGGDIKERGAMSLDERWSHALRLGRCFDEIETFPVPVIAAINGYALGGGMELAVACDIRLASDRAEVGLTEVRIGVFPGAGGPVRLTRLVGKGIAKLALFSGRRFPARDAGALGLVDVVVPHDRLMAEARGLAGEIAANGPLAVQALKRLVNACYEADLASSLELARALRRPLDHTQDMLEGVRAFEEKRAPRFEGR; translated from the coding sequence GTGACGAGTGAGCGCGAGGTCGTCCTCGCTGTCGACGGCGCCGTCGCCACCCTCACGCTGAACCGGCCCGCCGCCATGAACGCCATGGGCCGGCGCTTTGCCGACGATCTCGAGCGGGCGCTCGCCGAACTGAGGGCGACGCCCGGCATCCGCTCGGTGGTCGTCACCGGCGCCGGCGATCGCGCGTTCTCGGTCGGCGGCGACATCAAGGAGCGCGGGGCCATGAGCCTCGACGAGCGCTGGAGCCATGCCCTCCGCCTGGGGCGCTGCTTCGACGAAATCGAGACCTTCCCGGTGCCCGTCATCGCCGCCATCAACGGCTACGCGCTCGGGGGCGGGATGGAGCTGGCCGTCGCCTGCGACATCCGGCTCGCGTCGGACCGGGCCGAGGTCGGGCTTACCGAGGTGCGGATCGGTGTCTTTCCCGGTGCCGGCGGCCCCGTGCGTCTCACACGCCTCGTGGGCAAGGGCATCGCCAAGCTCGCGCTGTTCAGCGGGCGACGCTTCCCCGCGCGGGACGCCGGCGCCCTCGGGCTCGTGGACGTCGTGGTCCCCCACGACCGGCTGATGGCCGAGGCGCGGGGGCTGGCCGGAGAGATCGCCGCCAACGGTCCCCTCGCCGTCCAGGCGCTCAAGCGTCTGGTCAACGCGTGCTACGAGGCCGACCTCGCCTCGTCGCTGGAGCTGGCCCGCGCGCTGCGCCGCCCGCTCGACCACACCCAGGATATGCTCGAGGGGGTCCGCGCGTTCGAGGAGAAGCGGGCCCCGCGCTTCGAGGGCCGCTGA
- a CDS encoding thiolase: MGSYAGQVAIVGVGETPVGKVPGRSALWFNAEATRLALADAGIDKRQVDGLLTCPSFVAPFHRMSVAVSEYLGIQPTFSNTVNVSGASAAASISLAAAAIHAGLAETVVVCCGDNMLSGMTRDLAVKALIESRDPQYEAPFGLLVATTFALTAQRHMAEYGTTREQLARVAVITREHARRKPGAHMTAPLTVDDVIASKPITTPYHMLDCALISDGGAALVLTAAERARDLRREPVYLLGAGESYTQEHIFCAESITTTGARISSGKAYAMAGVGPGDIDVAGIYDCFTGTVIMMLEDLGFCRKGEGGPFVEAGHITFGGRIPINTHGGMLSYAHPGLPGGFFHIVEMVRQLRGEADGRQVEGAELALCHSLGGGFATNATIILGTEPRA, from the coding sequence GTGGGCAGCTACGCGGGGCAGGTGGCCATCGTGGGGGTCGGGGAGACCCCGGTCGGCAAGGTCCCGGGCCGCAGCGCGCTCTGGTTCAACGCCGAGGCCACCCGCCTGGCGCTCGCGGATGCGGGCATCGACAAGCGCCAGGTCGACGGCCTGCTCACGTGTCCCAGCTTCGTCGCGCCGTTCCACCGCATGAGCGTGGCGGTGAGCGAGTACCTCGGCATCCAGCCCACCTTCTCGAACACGGTGAACGTCTCCGGAGCGTCGGCGGCGGCCTCCATCAGCCTGGCGGCGGCGGCCATCCACGCCGGCCTCGCCGAGACCGTCGTCGTCTGCTGCGGCGACAACATGCTGTCGGGCATGACGCGGGACCTCGCCGTGAAGGCGCTGATCGAGAGCCGCGACCCCCAGTACGAGGCGCCGTTCGGGCTCCTGGTGGCCACCACCTTCGCGCTGACCGCCCAGCGTCACATGGCGGAGTACGGCACGACGCGCGAGCAGCTCGCGCGCGTGGCGGTGATCACCCGGGAGCACGCGCGGCGCAAGCCCGGCGCCCACATGACGGCGCCCCTCACCGTCGACGACGTGATCGCGTCCAAGCCCATCACGACGCCGTACCACATGCTCGACTGCGCGCTGATCAGCGACGGGGGCGCCGCCCTCGTGCTGACCGCCGCCGAGCGGGCGCGCGACCTGCGCAGGGAGCCGGTCTACCTCCTCGGCGCCGGGGAGAGCTACACGCAGGAGCACATCTTCTGCGCCGAGTCGATCACGACCACCGGGGCCCGCATCTCCAGCGGCAAGGCCTACGCCATGGCCGGGGTGGGCCCCGGGGACATCGACGTGGCGGGCATCTACGACTGTTTCACGGGCACCGTGATCATGATGCTGGAGGACCTCGGCTTCTGCCGGAAGGGCGAGGGCGGGCCGTTCGTGGAGGCCGGGCACATCACCTTCGGGGGCCGGATCCCCATCAACACCCACGGCGGGATGCTCTCGTACGCGCATCCCGGTCTCCCGGGCGGCTTCTTCCACATCGTGGAGATGGTGCGGCAGCTCCGGGGCGAGGCGGACGGTCGTCAGGTGGAGGGGGCGGAGCTCGCGCTCTGCCACAGCCTGGGCGGCGGCTTCGCCACGAACGCGACCATCATCCTCGGCACGGAGCCCCGCGCATGA
- a CDS encoding OB-fold domain-containing protein — protein sequence MSAGKPLPRIDDDTRAYWAGLARGELLLQHCRDCGYVQFYQRALCGRCLGAGLEHRPASGRGTIYSFSTVYRPPSPEFKDDVPYTVVLVELAEGPRMISTLVDAPPETVGLGQAVEVVFDTITPEVALPRFRRVD from the coding sequence ATGAGCGCCGGGAAGCCGCTGCCGCGCATCGACGACGACACCCGCGCGTACTGGGCCGGGCTCGCGCGCGGCGAGCTGCTGCTCCAGCACTGCCGGGACTGCGGGTACGTGCAGTTCTACCAGCGCGCGCTCTGCGGCCGGTGCCTCGGCGCGGGCCTGGAGCACCGGCCGGCGAGCGGCCGCGGGACCATCTACAGCTTCAGCACCGTGTATCGGCCGCCGTCGCCGGAGTTCAAGGACGACGTGCCGTACACGGTGGTGCTCGTCGAGCTCGCGGAGGGGCCGCGGATGATCAGCACGCTTGTCGATGCCCCCCCCGAGACGGTCGGGCTCGGCCAGGCGGTGGAGGTCGTCTTCGATACCATCACGCCGGAGGTGGCGCTCCCGCGTTTCCGGCGCGTGGACTGA
- a CDS encoding acyl-CoA dehydrogenase family protein translates to MDFELDEAQRAVQQGVRQVARAFDLDYWREVDARHRFPEEFWRALADGGWLGIVIPPEYGGSGLGTLELALAIEEVAASGAGAAAGFLFILNSVFGAVTIVKHGSLEQKRRYLPGLANGTLEFCMALTEPDAGTNTSRLTTTARRDGDGWLVNGQKVFISGADRAGGMLLVARTASPEGDGSWTRGLSLFLLDPRSPGIDIRPIEKLGIHMSSTSFIHFDQVRLPASALVGEEGRGWRMLLDTLNPERIATTATCVGTGDLVLRLAVDYARERKVFGAPIGTHQGLAFPLAQYKAQLELARLMNYRAAWAFDRGLPCGADTNMAKYVAADAAFRAADQAMQVHGGYGYTTEYHIERYWRDLRLFRTAPVSQEMTLNYIAEHVLGLPKSYGG, encoded by the coding sequence GTGGATTTCGAGCTCGACGAGGCGCAGCGGGCGGTTCAGCAGGGCGTGCGCCAGGTCGCGCGCGCGTTCGACCTCGACTACTGGCGCGAGGTGGACGCGCGTCACCGCTTTCCCGAGGAGTTCTGGCGCGCCCTCGCGGATGGCGGCTGGCTCGGCATCGTGATCCCGCCCGAGTACGGAGGCAGTGGCCTGGGGACGCTCGAGCTCGCCCTCGCCATCGAGGAGGTGGCCGCGTCAGGAGCGGGCGCCGCCGCCGGCTTCCTCTTCATCCTGAACTCCGTCTTCGGGGCCGTCACCATCGTGAAGCACGGGAGCCTGGAGCAGAAGCGCCGGTACCTGCCCGGCCTCGCCAACGGCACGCTGGAGTTCTGCATGGCGCTCACCGAGCCGGACGCCGGGACCAACACGTCGCGCCTCACCACGACCGCCCGGCGGGACGGCGACGGATGGCTGGTCAACGGCCAGAAGGTGTTCATCTCGGGTGCCGACCGGGCGGGGGGCATGCTGCTCGTCGCGCGCACGGCCTCGCCGGAAGGCGACGGGAGCTGGACCCGCGGACTGAGCCTCTTCCTGCTCGATCCCCGGAGCCCCGGCATCGACATCCGGCCGATCGAGAAGCTGGGCATCCACATGTCCTCCACCAGCTTCATCCACTTCGATCAGGTCCGCCTTCCCGCCTCGGCGCTCGTCGGCGAGGAGGGGCGGGGCTGGCGCATGCTGCTCGACACCCTGAATCCCGAACGGATCGCGACGACGGCGACGTGCGTGGGGACGGGGGACCTCGTGCTGCGCCTGGCTGTGGACTATGCCCGCGAGCGGAAGGTCTTCGGCGCGCCGATCGGAACGCATCAGGGCCTGGCGTTTCCGCTCGCGCAGTACAAGGCGCAGCTCGAGCTCGCGCGGCTCATGAACTACCGGGCCGCGTGGGCGTTCGACCGCGGGTTGCCGTGCGGCGCCGACACCAACATGGCCAAGTACGTCGCCGCCGACGCCGCCTTCCGCGCCGCGGACCAGGCGATGCAGGTTCACGGCGGCTACGGGTACACGACCGAGTATCACATCGAGCGGTACTGGCGGGACCTGCGACTCTTCCGCACCGCTCCCGTCTCCCAGGAGATGACGCTCAACTACATCGCCGAGCACGTGCTCGGCCTCCCGAAGTCCTATGGCGGCTGA